The nucleotide window CGATACCGTCAAGTCCCGCGTCGATGGCCAAACGGTCGACCGTCTGCTTGTACCTGCCCATGGGGCGGGCGCAGCCCAGAATAATGCGGGTGGAAGGCATTTTCGAGCGCGCCCGCTGGAAAAAACTACCCACCGCTTCAACCGGTGGCGGCGTGACATCCGCCATCGCCGTACCCAGGAGCGGCGTTAATATTACAATTACCAGCGCCTTCAGCTCGTACCTCGAAGTAAACTCCAGGGCTTTGTCCTCGCCCTTGAAAAGGCCGCGATGAAGCCCGAGGACTATATGTGGCATTACCGGTATTTCTCGCCGGGACAGTGCACGCAGAGAGGCCTCATAATCTTCAACTCCGGCCTCGAGATGATAAACTTCCCTTATGGTCTCATTACTGCCGATTATGTCTATGAGCACGGCGTCTACGGAAGACCGTCTGAGGCCCTCGGCCTGAGCCTCGTCCACAAGCCCGGAGTGGACAAATACCCTTAGACCCAGCCCCTTCTTAAGTTCACCCATCACGTCAAAGAACTCCTCAAGGGGAACGCGCCCGTGG belongs to Candidatus Bathyanammoxibius amoris and includes:
- a CDS encoding radical SAM protein, giving the protein MRKPGQIVFYAPGLKRYETEEFRQANPNNFLPVSITGKKCALDCEHCGGQLLGHMRAAATPEKLLETCRSAASTGTTGVLISGGCDVHGRVPLEEFFDVMGELKKGLGLRVFVHSGLVDEAQAEGLRRSSVDAVLIDIIGSNETIREVYHLEAGVEDYEASLRALSRREIPVMPHIVLGLHRGLFKGEDKALEFTSRYELKALVIVILTPLLGTAMADVTPPPVEAVGSFFQRARSKMPSTRIILGCARPMGRYKQTVDRLAIDAGLDGIAFPADGAAAYAHGKGLETVFAETCCGLDIPFSSA